One Acinetobacter pullicarnis genomic region harbors:
- the def gene encoding peptide deformylase: MAVRDIIEIPNAKLRVKYQKVEDVSTVQNLIDDMLDTLYATEDGIGLAAPQIGHADAVLVIDLSEQRNEPLVMINPEIIASEGEVMSNEGCLSVPGIYVEVKRFQRIKVRALDRDGNEFFTEREDFLAIAMQHEIDHLHGRIFTDYLSPLKREMAMKKIAKMRKQASRTAS, translated from the coding sequence TTGGCTGTCCGCGACATTATTGAAATTCCTAATGCAAAATTACGTGTTAAATATCAAAAGGTAGAAGATGTCAGCACGGTGCAAAACTTAATCGACGATATGTTGGATACGCTCTATGCCACCGAAGATGGCATTGGGCTGGCAGCACCACAGATTGGTCATGCTGATGCGGTACTGGTGATTGATTTATCAGAGCAACGCAATGAACCGTTGGTGATGATTAACCCTGAGATTATAGCCTCTGAAGGTGAAGTCATGTCAAATGAAGGCTGTCTTTCTGTGCCTGGTATTTACGTTGAAGTGAAGCGGTTTCAACGAATTAAGGTGCGTGCGCTCGATCGTGACGGCAACGAGTTTTTTACTGAACGTGAAGATTTCTTGGCAATTGCGATGCAGCATGAAATTGATCACTTACATGGCCGCATTTTTACCGATTATCTGTCGCCACTAAAACGTGAAATGGCAATGAAGAAAATTGCCAAAATGCGTAAACAAGCCAGTCGCACTGCATCATAA
- a CDS encoding DUF2938 family protein — translation MVLIQAVVVGVIATLVMDVLGGVRGKYFAVKSLNYAWVGRWALGWKDCQFKHRNIMQAPARRGEMAVGWLLHYVTGILWAYLLLLSIPNWLAEITFWPALLTGLLSLAFPFLMMQPAFGFGFFAAKTPAPRQAIKNSLIAHLCFAVGLDIAAWIYNALFVG, via the coding sequence ATGGTATTAATACAAGCAGTTGTTGTAGGCGTAATCGCCACGCTGGTTATGGATGTATTGGGCGGTGTACGTGGCAAGTATTTTGCCGTGAAGTCTTTAAATTATGCATGGGTCGGGCGCTGGGCACTGGGTTGGAAAGACTGTCAATTTAAGCATCGCAATATCATGCAAGCACCTGCACGCCGTGGAGAAATGGCTGTTGGTTGGCTGTTGCATTATGTGACTGGCATACTTTGGGCGTATTTATTGTTATTGAGCATTCCGAATTGGCTCGCTGAAATCACGTTTTGGCCGGCATTGTTAACAGGATTGCTCAGCTTGGCTTTTCCATTTTTAATGATGCAGCCTGCCTTTGGTTTTGGCTTTTTTGCAGCGAAAACGCCTGCACCGCGACAAGCCATTAAAAATAGTCTAATTGCCCATCTATGTTTTGCAGTGGGCTTAGATATTGCTGCATGGATTTACAATGCTTTATTCGTGGGCTAA
- a CDS encoding MerR family transcriptional regulator: MSHTEIDIGALAQRSQLSTATLRYYEEKGLIHSIGRKGLRRQYALKTLDQLRLIQMAQQSSLTLEDIKNIFFQQQNIQIDSALLDDKIESIEQRIAQMQTTLLILKHIATCLYPQHLDCPEFQKIMAG; the protein is encoded by the coding sequence ATGTCTCATACAGAAATTGATATTGGTGCATTGGCACAGCGTAGCCAGCTATCGACAGCAACCTTGCGTTATTATGAGGAAAAAGGACTGATTCATTCGATAGGACGCAAAGGATTAAGACGCCAATATGCGTTGAAAACGCTCGATCAATTAAGATTGATTCAAATGGCACAGCAGTCCTCACTAACACTCGAAGATATTAAAAATATCTTTTTTCAGCAGCAGAATATTCAAATCGACAGCGCTTTACTTGATGATAAAATCGAGAGCATCGAACAGCGTATTGCACAAATGCAAACTACCCTACTTATCTTAAAACACATTGCAACATGTCTCTATCCGCAGCATCTCGACTGTCCTGAATTTCAGAAAATCATGGCTGGATAA
- a CDS encoding TetR family transcriptional regulator: MRYLQRDQRRDLILRAAMQLALAEGLSALTARRVAQAAAVSTGQVHHHFQSISHLRAAVFLDLMQQLTEIESHIKTQDHFSRLMLELGAEDIQQTQAYLSLWNEAEVLMQQDIELKQAYKINMQQWHDLVVTVIDVGIEAQEFKLKSNHQVTEVAWRLMAFVCGLEGMYQLKLFCGNAEDFKYQTEVMIQIELGAVRN; the protein is encoded by the coding sequence ATGCGCTATTTACAACGTGATCAACGACGTGATTTGATTTTACGTGCAGCAATGCAATTGGCCTTGGCAGAGGGCTTATCAGCACTGACGGCACGGCGAGTGGCACAAGCTGCAGCAGTATCGACGGGTCAAGTGCATCATCATTTTCAGTCGATCTCACATTTAAGAGCTGCTGTCTTTTTAGATTTAATGCAGCAATTGACCGAGATCGAATCCCATATCAAGACTCAGGATCATTTCTCCCGATTGATGCTGGAATTGGGTGCCGAAGACATCCAACAGACCCAAGCTTATTTGAGTTTATGGAATGAAGCTGAAGTGTTGATGCAGCAAGATATCGAATTAAAACAAGCTTATAAAATCAATATGCAGCAATGGCATGACTTAGTGGTGACGGTGATTGATGTCGGGATTGAGGCACAAGAATTTAAGTTAAAGTCCAATCATCAAGTGACTGAGGTGGCATGGCGATTAATGGCCTTTGTGTGTGGTTTAGAGGGTATGTATCAGTTAAAGCTATTTTGTGGAAATGCCGAAGATTTTAAATACCAAACCGAAGTGATGATTCAGATTGAATTGGGCGCAGTCAGGAATTAA
- a CDS encoding SmvA family efflux MFS transporter, with amino-acid sequence MSRQWMILLIIILVYLPVSIDATVLHVAIPSLNSALELSNNQLLWIIDIYSLVMAGLMLPMGALGDRIGFKRLMFIGAAIFAVASLCAAFSNSAEMLIASRALLALGAAMLIPATLSGLRHTFLDEKQRNFALGIWGTVGGGGAAIGPLVGGFILEHFDWGMVFLINVPIIIVALILIAIYVPKQTTQKNQTLNLLQALTLVTAILLIIYALKQAMYDFNLLNIGIFVAGAILLAGFIRHQISAPQAMIDFRLFQKPVISISIIMAMVAMIALVGFELLLAQELQFIYGYSPLQAGLFILPFIIAISLGGPLASYLVNQFGLRNVSTIALLLSAVSFWGMAQLNFHNDQYQAWAWMILLGINVEIALMSSTAAIMSAVPPEKATAAGAIEGMAYELGAGLGITFFGLMLSFFYMQQMRYPADFSQSQIQSLGYSIGETLQAVEHLNPSTAAEVTQYAATAFSSSHSMVLWMAGGLFFILAILIWRRMPVKSAVAADAA; translated from the coding sequence ATGTCTCGTCAGTGGATGATCTTGCTGATCATCATTTTGGTCTATTTACCGGTATCTATTGATGCGACGGTTTTGCATGTGGCCATTCCCTCATTAAATTCAGCGCTCGAACTCAGCAATAACCAACTGCTGTGGATTATTGATATTTATTCCTTGGTGATGGCGGGTCTAATGCTCCCGATGGGTGCCTTGGGTGATCGGATTGGCTTTAAACGACTGATGTTTATTGGGGCTGCCATTTTCGCAGTCGCCTCATTATGTGCCGCATTTTCCAACAGCGCTGAGATGCTGATTGCCTCACGTGCCTTATTGGCCTTAGGCGCTGCGATGCTGATTCCAGCCACTTTATCGGGTTTACGGCATACCTTTTTAGATGAAAAGCAACGTAACTTCGCCCTTGGTATTTGGGGTACGGTAGGCGGTGGCGGTGCGGCCATCGGCCCGTTGGTCGGTGGCTTTATCTTGGAGCATTTCGATTGGGGCATGGTGTTTCTGATTAATGTGCCCATTATCATCGTCGCGCTGATTTTGATTGCCATTTATGTGCCGAAACAAACCACGCAAAAAAATCAAACTTTAAATTTGCTACAAGCATTGACCCTTGTGACTGCAATTCTGTTGATTATCTATGCGCTCAAACAGGCAATGTATGATTTCAATCTGCTCAATATTGGTATTTTTGTGGCGGGTGCTATTTTATTGGCTGGCTTTATCCGACATCAAATCTCTGCCCCACAAGCCATGATTGATTTCCGCTTATTCCAAAAACCAGTGATCTCCATCAGTATTATTATGGCAATGGTGGCCATGATTGCTTTGGTCGGTTTTGAGCTGCTGCTGGCGCAGGAATTACAGTTTATTTATGGCTATAGTCCGCTACAAGCAGGACTGTTTATTTTACCTTTTATCATCGCGATTAGTTTGGGTGGACCACTGGCCAGTTATCTGGTCAATCAATTTGGTTTACGCAACGTTTCAACCATCGCCCTCTTACTTAGTGCAGTGAGTTTTTGGGGTATGGCACAACTCAATTTCCATAACGATCAATATCAAGCGTGGGCATGGATGATCTTACTGGGGATTAACGTGGAAATTGCATTAATGTCATCAACTGCTGCGATTATGTCTGCTGTACCACCTGAAAAAGCCACCGCAGCAGGTGCCATTGAAGGTATGGCCTATGAATTAGGTGCAGGTTTAGGCATAACATTTTTTGGTTTAATGTTGTCTTTTTTCTATATGCAGCAAATGCGTTACCCTGCCGATTTCAGTCAAAGCCAAATACAGAGCTTAGGCTATTCAATTGGAGAAACCTTACAAGCGGTTGAACATTTAAATCCAAGTACTGCTGCAGAAGTCACGCAGTATGCAGCAACAGCCTTTAGCTCATCGCACAGTATGGTGCTGTGGATGGCAGGCGGATTATTTTTTATCTTGGCGATTTTGATTTGGCGACGTATGCCAGTAAAAAGTGCTGTCGCCGCGGATGCTGCATAA
- a CDS encoding DMT family transporter → MTAYGLLALAIISEVMGSTFLVKSEGFTKFVPSIVVITLFSIAFYLLSQVIKVIPLGIAYAIWAGVGIVLTALIGFFVFRQTLDWPAILGIALIICGVLVINLFSNATGH, encoded by the coding sequence ATGACCGCTTATGGATTATTGGCACTGGCCATCATCAGTGAAGTGATGGGATCTACTTTTTTGGTTAAATCTGAAGGGTTTACCAAGTTCGTACCTTCAATTGTGGTGATTACTTTATTCTCCATCGCCTTTTATCTATTGTCACAAGTGATCAAAGTAATTCCGCTTGGCATTGCCTATGCGATTTGGGCTGGGGTGGGCATTGTCCTCACCGCATTGATTGGTTTTTTTGTATTCCGCCAAACACTAGATTGGCCTGCCATCCTTGGCATTGCCTTGATTATCTGTGGTGTGCTGGTGATTAACTTATTTTCAAATGCCACAGGGCATTAA
- a CDS encoding pirin family protein, whose amino-acid sequence MNAVLHRQENRGHVNIGWLDSKHSFSFGSWYDPNYMGVSALRVINDDNIAAHRGFGTHPHENMEILTCVLSGTISHQDSMGNKGDIRAGEWQLMSAGTGVQHSEMNQGDEAVHLLQIWIHPDVQNAAPSYQQIQCDPKQAPNQWHLIAGPNDNAAMHIRQQAEVKAAYLLQDQKLDVTATQQLNYVHLISGQVQIGTQVVNAGDALIFAEVSEIQALQDSQMIWFDLPVKIEK is encoded by the coding sequence ATGAACGCAGTATTACATCGGCAAGAAAATCGTGGTCACGTCAATATCGGTTGGTTGGACAGCAAACATAGCTTTTCCTTTGGCAGTTGGTATGACCCGAACTATATGGGTGTCAGCGCATTAAGAGTGATTAATGATGACAATATTGCAGCACATCGTGGTTTTGGTACCCATCCACATGAGAACATGGAAATTTTAACCTGTGTCTTGTCTGGAACCATTTCGCACCAAGACAGTATGGGCAATAAAGGTGATATTCGCGCAGGTGAATGGCAGTTGATGAGTGCTGGAACAGGTGTGCAGCATAGTGAAATGAATCAAGGTGATGAAGCGGTACATTTACTGCAAATCTGGATTCATCCTGATGTTCAGAATGCAGCGCCAAGTTATCAGCAAATTCAGTGTGATCCGAAACAAGCGCCGAACCAATGGCATTTGATTGCGGGCCCAAATGACAATGCAGCCATGCATATCCGCCAACAAGCGGAAGTGAAAGCCGCTTATTTGTTGCAAGATCAAAAACTTGACGTTACAGCAACCCAGCAGTTGAACTATGTGCATCTGATCAGTGGTCAAGTACAAATTGGAACGCAAGTGGTCAATGCCGGTGATGCTTTGATTTTTGCAGAGGTATCTGAGATTCAGGCATTGCAAGACAGTCAAATGATTTGGTTTGATTTACCGGTAAAAATTGAGAAATAA
- a CDS encoding PaaI family thioesterase — protein sequence MNPLEMTGLEVMQAFVKGLVPAPGIAKTMPMQPVEVEHGRIVFTAIADERHTNPLGGVHGGFAATVLDSVTGCATHTVLAAGEGYGTTDLNIKMCRPIPFNTTLFAEAKVINVGRNLVISEAYIRDEAGKLYAHATATNMIIRR from the coding sequence ATGAATCCACTTGAAATGACAGGTTTAGAAGTGATGCAGGCCTTTGTCAAAGGCTTAGTGCCAGCACCGGGCATTGCCAAGACCATGCCAATGCAACCCGTCGAAGTTGAACATGGGCGAATTGTATTTACTGCCATTGCCGATGAACGACACACAAATCCTTTGGGTGGAGTGCATGGTGGTTTTGCTGCAACCGTTTTAGATTCAGTCACAGGTTGCGCCACGCATACTGTTTTAGCCGCTGGAGAAGGTTATGGCACCACTGATTTAAATATCAAAATGTGTCGTCCGATTCCATTTAATACCACCCTGTTTGCCGAAGCCAAAGTGATCAATGTTGGGCGCAATCTCGTGATTTCTGAAGCTTATATTCGTGATGAAGCAGGCAAGTTATATGCACATGCCACTGCCACCAATATGATTATTCGCCGCTAA
- a CDS encoding winged helix-turn-helix transcriptional regulator, whose protein sequence is MKWHELGEMQCPVARSLAILGDRWTLLIIRNAFMRTRRFDDFQKQLGITRHLLTERLNRLVEHQIFEKVLYQQSPKRYEYKLTQCGLDLYPVILALTAWGNRWLNENNQFPVLNYIHNDCQHQTEAQMTCLHCHAPLTAKNTQAISILK, encoded by the coding sequence ATGAAATGGCATGAACTCGGTGAAATGCAGTGTCCAGTTGCACGAAGTTTAGCTATTTTAGGTGATCGTTGGACCTTACTGATTATTCGAAATGCCTTTATGCGTACCCGCCGTTTTGATGATTTCCAAAAACAACTTGGCATCACTCGGCACTTGCTGACTGAACGATTAAATCGCTTGGTCGAGCATCAAATTTTTGAAAAAGTTTTATATCAACAAAGCCCGAAACGCTATGAATATAAACTCACCCAATGTGGCCTTGATTTATATCCTGTTATTTTGGCTCTGACCGCTTGGGGCAATCGTTGGCTGAATGAGAACAACCAATTTCCTGTCTTAAATTATATACATAACGATTGCCAACATCAGACCGAAGCACAGATGACTTGCCTACATTGTCATGCACCACTGACAGCTAAAAATACCCAAGCCATCAGCATTTTAAAATAA
- a CDS encoding type 2 periplasmic-binding domain-containing protein: MSQETDLKNLNLIQINTNITGHSEIINQILKDFNFDTKITIPYYSAAPDIVSKTDYGVIIPSSIAKRYNFYSQFKIIEIKNEYNSIDVSVFYHKLFRHDSSIHWMKNILLDNFSKI; encoded by the coding sequence TTGTCACAAGAAACCGATTTAAAAAACTTAAATTTAATTCAGATCAATACCAATATAACTGGCCATTCTGAAATCATTAATCAAATATTAAAAGACTTTAATTTTGATACAAAAATTACCATTCCTTATTATAGTGCTGCACCTGATATTGTGAGTAAGACTGATTATGGCGTCATTATTCCAAGCTCGATTGCAAAGCGTTATAATTTTTATAGCCAGTTTAAAATAATAGAAATTAAAAATGAGTATAACTCGATTGATGTCAGTGTTTTCTACCATAAACTTTTCAGGCATGATTCATCTATTCACTGGATGAAAAATATTTTATTAGATAATTTTTCTAAAATTTAA
- a CDS encoding response regulator has translation MLHHELSLPVPVLVVEDEPLMQNRLKEILETIGYQAENILFAQDIKQAKELLNQHSASFALVDLGLPDGNGNEFIQHLKEYDDSIAILVISAWSTEDAIFAALKSGATGYVLKERDDLEVMMSIRSVLRGGAPIDPFIAQKILKHLDLEEKKTGQPATNDSINKILTPREHEILVLVSTGLSNKEIADQTLLSRYTVESHIKHIYRKLSVCTRTKAVDTARSLGLLD, from the coding sequence ATGTTACATCACGAACTTAGCTTACCAGTTCCTGTTCTTGTCGTTGAAGATGAGCCTTTAATGCAGAACAGATTAAAAGAAATTCTAGAAACAATTGGCTATCAAGCAGAAAATATTTTATTTGCTCAAGATATAAAACAAGCCAAAGAATTATTAAACCAACATTCCGCTTCTTTTGCCTTGGTTGATTTGGGGCTGCCTGATGGCAACGGCAATGAGTTTATTCAACACTTAAAAGAATATGATGACTCTATTGCGATTTTAGTAATTTCTGCTTGGAGCACTGAGGATGCTATTTTTGCCGCACTCAAATCAGGTGCAACTGGCTACGTACTTAAAGAGCGTGATGATCTCGAAGTAATGATGTCGATTCGCAGCGTACTCAGAGGTGGCGCACCGATTGATCCTTTTATTGCGCAAAAAATTTTAAAACATCTTGATTTAGAAGAAAAAAAGACTGGTCAACCAGCAACTAATGATAGTATCAATAAAATATTAACCCCCCGTGAACATGAGATTTTAGTACTCGTGTCTACAGGGTTAAGCAATAAAGAAATAGCAGATCAAACACTTTTATCTCGCTATACCGTCGAATCACATATTAAACATATTTATCGGAAGCTTTCGGTATGTACACGAACCAAAGCAGTAGATACAGCACGCTCACTCGGCTTACTCGATTAG
- a CDS encoding IS4-like element ISAba1 family transposase (programmed frameshift), producing the protein MTHLNELYLILNKYLKWNKSHLKCFALIMLVIILKQTCNLSSASKALPIKCLPQSFYRRMQRFFAGQYFDYRQISQLIFNMFSFDQVQLTLDRTNWKWGKRNINILMLAIVYRGIAIPILWTLLNKRGNSDTKERIALIQRFIAIFGKDRIVNVFADREFIGEQWFTWLIEQDINFCIRVKKNFIVTNHLGKNHKISDLFRHLKVGQIECRKRRILVGRVKLYISALQLENGELLLVVSPQFNANAIQDYALRWEIETLFSCLKGRGFNLENTRLTDPRRVKKLIAVLAISFCWCYLTGEWQHDQKKVIKIKKHGRLSMSLFRYGLDYVQMAIQRLIGFGKKEEFKEILAILRRQNPDRIRVL; encoded by the exons ATGACACATCTCAATGAGTTATATCTTATCTTAAACAAATATCTAAAATGGAACAAGTCACATTTAAAGTGCTTTGCGCTCATCATGCTTGTGATTATTTTAAAGCAAACATGTAATCTTTCTTCTGCATCTAAAGCCTTGCCCATCAAGTGCTTACCACAATCATTTTATCGACGTATGCAGCGCTTCTTTGCAGGTCAGTATTTTGATTATCGTCAAATTTCTCAGTTGATTTTCAATATGTTTTCATTCGACCAAGTGCAACTGACTTTAGATAGAACCAATTGGAAATGGGGAAAACGAAATATTAATATCCTGATGCTCGCAATCGTTTATCGTGGAATAGCGATACCTATCCTTTGGACATTGCTTAATAAACGTGGAAATTCAGATACGAAAGAGCGTATTGCTTTGATTCAACGCTTTATAGCCATTTTTGGTAAAGACCGTATTGTGAATGTGTTCGCAGACAGAGAGTTTATCGGTGAGCAGTGGTTTACATGGTTAATTGAACAAGACATCAACTTCTGCATTCGTGTTA AAAAAAACTTCATTGTCACCAATCATTTAGGAAAGAATCATAAAATTAGTGATTTATTTCGCCATCTTAAAGTTGGTCAAATTGAATGTCGTAAACGACGGATTTTGGTTGGTCGGGTGAAACTATATATAAGTGCACTACAGTTAGAAAATGGAGAGCTTTTACTCGTCGTTTCTCCTCAGTTTAATGCCAATGCTATTCAGGATTATGCATTACGCTGGGAAATTGAAACCTTATTCAGTTGTCTCAAAGGACGCGGGTTTAATCTTGAAAATACGCGCTTGACAGACCCTAGACGAGTGAAAAAATTGATTGCGGTGTTAGCTATAAGCTTCTGTTGGTGTTACTTAACGGGTGAATGGCAACATGATCAAAAAAAAGTGATAAAAATAAAGAAGCATGGACGACTCTCAATGAGTTTATTTCGCTATGGTTTAGACTATGTTCAAATGGCGATTCAGCGTTTAATTGGTTTTGGGAAAAAAGAAGAGTTTAAGGAAATTTTGGCAATTTTAAGAAGGCAGAACCCTGATAGGATAAGGGTTCTGTGA
- a CDS encoding sensor histidine kinase, translating into MSCTEIQATKDQSQLKKQNWVDVQLPDFWESRWKGYSGTVLYRIQWTQYCQQHDSLALSINSINMAGQVYLNGQLIWKDQALVEPLSRSWNIPRYWILPSANFNQGENTLLVKVVGVATQSPGLGVIHLGSPHLIVQAHNKYIFQQRAIHFINLVMTLMLGIFGFLIWLLRRQDSTFGWFALASIIWAIFICGTLVTETPFFADSIQYAKFNMWLLLAYTLCFSIFTWRFAAKRYKKTEYALWAINLFMIPALIFSPLEKLQLLLFIVFLIAMGVFVLNCIYYQWIAFKSKQTDVRILALTMLGYIVIICHDIYKIITRDTSGFMGTPLGGVLMTLALSLILGWRIAQNITKIETFNEQLEIKIDQVKSELECSLDNKHQLEIENMRLQERLNLAHDLHDGLGGSLVRSMALVDRADNFDKQRFMSILKLLRNDLRQIIDSGSSIGAKVPETPIIWGAPLRHRYIQLFEEMEIESTWQFPAHWQSKPTALECLTLARVTEEALTNIVKHSHATVVEVSLCNIDNMLILKIKDNGVGFDPSTVQAGLHVGLHSMQIRVNRIGGSIRIVSRPGDTQIKVIISQSA; encoded by the coding sequence TTGTCGTGTACAGAGATTCAAGCTACAAAAGATCAATCCCAATTAAAAAAACAAAATTGGGTTGATGTTCAACTGCCCGATTTTTGGGAAAGTCGTTGGAAAGGCTACTCTGGTACTGTTTTATATCGTATTCAATGGACCCAATACTGCCAGCAACATGATTCGCTTGCACTCAGTATTAATAGTATCAATATGGCGGGGCAAGTCTATTTAAATGGGCAATTGATTTGGAAAGACCAGGCATTGGTTGAACCACTCAGTCGCAGTTGGAATATTCCACGCTATTGGATTCTCCCTTCTGCGAATTTTAATCAAGGTGAAAATACCTTATTGGTGAAAGTGGTTGGCGTGGCCACCCAAAGCCCTGGACTGGGCGTTATTCATCTCGGCTCACCTCACTTAATAGTACAAGCACATAATAAATATATCTTCCAACAACGAGCCATTCATTTCATTAATTTAGTGATGACTTTGATGCTGGGTATATTTGGTTTTTTAATTTGGTTATTGCGTCGCCAAGACAGCACTTTTGGCTGGTTTGCATTGGCTAGCATAATTTGGGCAATCTTTATTTGCGGTACTCTAGTCACAGAGACTCCCTTCTTTGCAGATTCGATCCAATATGCCAAATTTAATATGTGGCTACTGCTCGCTTATACACTCTGTTTTTCAATATTCACTTGGCGATTTGCTGCAAAAAGATATAAAAAAACTGAATATGCACTATGGGCCATCAACCTATTTATGATACCGGCCTTAATCTTTTCTCCCCTAGAAAAGTTACAACTGCTTCTGTTCATTGTTTTTTTAATAGCAATGGGTGTGTTTGTACTAAATTGCATTTATTATCAATGGATTGCATTTAAAAGTAAGCAAACTGATGTTCGTATACTGGCACTCACCATGCTCGGCTATATTGTGATCATTTGCCACGATATTTATAAAATCATCACCAGAGACACCAGCGGGTTTATGGGAACGCCTTTAGGTGGCGTACTGATGACTTTGGCACTTTCGCTGATTTTAGGTTGGCGTATTGCACAAAACATTACCAAGATTGAAACCTTCAATGAACAGCTCGAAATAAAAATTGATCAAGTTAAGTCTGAATTAGAATGTTCACTTGATAATAAACATCAGCTTGAAATTGAAAATATGCGTCTACAAGAACGATTGAATCTCGCGCATGATCTACATGATGGTCTAGGTGGTTCATTGGTTCGTTCAATGGCCTTGGTCGATCGAGCAGATAACTTTGACAAACAACGCTTTATGTCAATTTTAAAATTACTACGCAATGATTTACGTCAAATTATCGATTCAGGCTCAAGTATCGGTGCTAAAGTCCCAGAAACACCGATTATTTGGGGTGCACCTTTACGTCATCGTTATATTCAATTGTTTGAAGAAATGGAAATTGAATCTACTTGGCAATTCCCTGCGCATTGGCAATCGAAACCAACAGCACTCGAATGCCTAACCTTAGCCCGGGTAACCGAGGAAGCACTGACCAATATCGTTAAACATAGCCATGCCACAGTGGTCGAGGTTTCACTTTGCAACATAGATAACATGCTGATTTTAAAAATTAAGGACAATGGCGTTGGTTTTGATCCAAGTACAGTGCAAGCAGGTCTGCATGTCGGTTTACACAGTATGCAAATTCGGGTAAATCGCATTGGTGGATCGATTCGCATTGTTTCTCGCCCTGGCGATACCCAGATTAAAGTCATCATTTCGCAATCAGCTTAA
- a CDS encoding fimbrial protein codes for MKNKMLLIAGSVSLLSLWSQSSFAVCTLEDKNFIAQNVIMDIGKITLDPKKKVGEIYKTGSFKINERKNVFSCDKRGGAAIGVVIPGTKVANMENTYSTNVRGIGIRLYRDSGPIQTYYPHRIPLSAGSYGRLAGGNFKVDIIKTENVTGTGALTSGLYSSYYYDGNSQSKPVLTSTLNAEGIVLINPTCSIDEQSRYQNIEMGGIRASQLKNVGDTLNEKDFKIKLICNGGNVQVQKVKLGFSYLPDAQAGNYGVIANKKGVEYAQGIGIQLSKADDKTSVTNGRSVDMGTTTLHQETYPELKLKARYYKTNTTLLPGKVFATTTFNIEYQ; via the coding sequence ATGAAAAATAAAATGTTACTCATCGCAGGAAGTGTCAGTCTACTTTCACTTTGGAGCCAATCGAGTTTTGCGGTATGTACTTTAGAAGATAAAAACTTTATTGCGCAAAATGTCATTATGGATATTGGTAAAATTACTTTAGATCCTAAAAAGAAAGTTGGTGAGATTTATAAAACAGGTAGTTTTAAGATTAATGAAAGAAAAAATGTCTTTTCATGTGATAAGCGTGGAGGTGCAGCCATTGGGGTTGTTATCCCTGGTACAAAAGTTGCGAATATGGAAAATACTTACTCCACTAATGTAAGGGGAATAGGTATAAGACTGTATCGTGATTCAGGTCCAATCCAGACCTATTATCCACATAGAATACCGCTCAGTGCCGGGAGTTATGGCAGGTTAGCGGGGGGCAATTTTAAGGTCGATATCATCAAAACAGAGAATGTGACAGGGACGGGGGCTTTAACTTCTGGGTTATATTCTTCGTATTATTATGATGGCAATAGCCAGAGTAAGCCTGTACTGACATCGACTTTAAATGCTGAAGGCATTGTACTCATCAATCCGACTTGTTCTATTGATGAGCAGAGTAGATATCAGAATATTGAAATGGGTGGGATCCGTGCGAGTCAACTGAAAAATGTTGGCGATACCTTAAATGAAAAGGACTTTAAAATAAAATTAATCTGTAATGGCGGTAATGTACAAGTACAAAAAGTGAAACTTGGTTTTAGTTATTTACCCGATGCTCAAGCGGGCAATTATGGTGTTATTGCCAATAAAAAGGGGGTTGAATACGCACAAGGAATAGGCATTCAGTTATCCAAAGCAGATGATAAAACATCCGTTACCAATGGACGAAGTGTAGATATGGGCACGACAACATTGCATCAGGAGACTTATCCTGAGTTAAAACTAAAAGCGCGTTATTATAAAACCAATACGACCTTGCTGCCTGGTAAAGTGTTTGCCACCACGACATTTAATATTGAGTATCAATAG